From the genome of Streptomyces sp. JH34:
GTGCCCGTCGAGCGCCAGGGCGGCGGTGAACCCGGGGCGCCCGGCGTCGTCGCCGAGCCGCTCGACGTACAGACGGCCCGTCGCCGGGTCCTCGTTCCACGGCGGCGCCGAGAACGCTTCGGAGTGCACCCGCCGGATCCCTTCGGCGTACTCGGCGAGGCTCGCGCTCCCGACCTGTCGGACCCGCATCACCGCACCAACTCCCCGCCCCGCGAATCCCGTGCCCGCTACTTCCTGCCCGACTCCCTGCCCCGCGACTCCGTGGCCGCAACCTCTCTCTCGCAACTCGCGGAGAGGACAGGTCGGGTCGGCGTACCCGGGGCGCGTCCGCACACCGCGTGGCAACGCCCGCGGCTCGCGGCGGCTACCGGAGGAGATGCGCCGTGAACCAGTCACGAGCCAGGTCCGCGACACGGTCCAGGGTGCCCGGCTCCTCGAACAGATGGGTCGCGCCCGGGACGATCTCCAGCCGGTTCTCGCAGCGCAACGCGGCCTGCGCCTGCCGGTTGAGGTCGATCACCGTCGTGTCGTCGCCGCCCACGATGAGCAGGGTGGGTGCGCGGACCCCCGCCAGATCGGCCCCGGCCAGATCGGGCCGCCCGCCGCGGGAGACCACGGCGCCGACCCCCGAGTCCGCCGCGGCGGCGGCCCGCAGCGCCGCCGCCGCCCCGGTGCTCGCCCCGAACGAGCCGACCGGGAGGGGGACGCGGCGCCGCAGCCAGCCGGTGGTGTCCGCGAGCCGCCCGGCCAGCAGACCGATGTCGAAGACATTGGCGCGGTGGACCTCCTCCCCGGGGGTGAGCAGGTCGAAGAGCAGCGTGCCCAGACCGGCGCGGTTCAGGGCGGCGGCCACGGAACGGTTGCGCGGGCTGCGGCGGCTGCTGCCCGAACCATGGGCGAACACCACGACCGCCCCGGCGTCCGCGGGGAGCACCAGGTCTCCGGTGAGCGCTACCCCGCCCGCGTCCACCTCGACCTCCTCGGCCGGGACGACAGTCGCGGAGGCCCGCGCCAGCAGGGCGACGACCTCCTCGTCGGAGGTCTGGGAGAAGTCCCGGTACCACTCGCCCACGGCCGAGAAGAAGCTCGGCGTGGACAGGCAGACGACCTCGTCGACGTCCTCACGCAGCCCGGCGGCGACATCCGGCGACGCGACCGGCACGGCCAGGACGACGTGGGCGGCGCCCTGGGCCCGCACCACCTGGCAGGCTGCCCTCGCGGTCGCCCCGGTGGCGACCCCGTCGTCCACCACGACCACCGCGCGCCCCTTCAGCGGCAGGCGTGGCCGGCCCTCGCGGTAGGCGTGCGCCCGACGCACGAGCTCCGCCTCCTCGGCGCGTTCCACGGCCACGAGGTCCTTCTCGCCGACCCCGGTCCGGCGGACGATCTCCTCGCTGATCACCCGCACCCCGCCCTCTCCGATGGCGCCGAACCCCAGTTCGGGGTGGTACGGCACCCCGAGCTTGCGGACCACGATGACATCGAGGGGGGCGCCGAGGGCCTGTGCGACCTCGTACGCCACCGGGACCCCGCCACGCGGCAGCCCCAGGACGACCGGATCGCGTCTGCTCAGGTGCCCCAGTGCCACGGCGAGCCGACGTCCGGCGTCCGTGCGGTCGGTGAACTGCACGGTGGTTCACCTCCAAGAGAGGTCTCCATCAGTGAGGAAGCGCGGAACACACACGCACACCCCCACCTTCGAAACAATCCCATTTGCGCTGGTTCGGCAAGTCGGGGACGGTCGGTCGTATGGAGCGAATCGGCGCGGTCCTGATCGACATCGACGGCGTACTCACCGTGTCCTGGGAGCCGCTGCCCGGCGCTGTGGAGGCCATGGAGGCCCTGCGGACCGCGGGGGTACCGCTGGCGCTGGTCACCAACACCACGTCCCGGACGCGCGCGGCGATCGCCCGGCGGCTCGCGGACTCCGGATTCCCCGTCGGCCCCGAAGACGTCCTCACGGCGCCCGCCGTCACCGCGGCCCACCTGCGCGAGCGGCACCCCGGAGCGCGTTGCCTGCTGATCAACACCGGTGACGTGCGGGGTGACCTGTCCGGGGTGCCCCTCGTCGAGGAGGAGGACACGGAGGGTGCCGTGCCCGACGTCGTCGTCCTCGGCGGCGCGGGCACCGCCTTCACCTACGCCGCGATCAACCGCGCCTTCCATCTCGTCCAGCAGGGCGCGGCCCTCGTAGCCATGCACCGCAACCTGTACTGGCGCACCGCGGACGGACTCGACCTCGACACCGGCGCCTTCCTCCTCGGCCTGGAGCGTGCCGCGCGCACCGAGGCGGTCGTCACCGGAAAGCCGTCCGGGGCGTTCTTCGCCGCAGCGCTGGCGCACCTCGGCGCCGACCCCGCCCGGACGCTGATGGTGGGCGACGACATCGAGACGGACGTGCTGGCCGCCCAGCGCCACGGCATGACCGGGGCACTGGTGAGGACAGGCAAGTACCGGCCGGAGACCCTTGCGGCCGCCGACGGCACCCCGGACCACGTCGTGGACTCCTTCGCCGACGTACCCGCCCTGCTCGAACGGCTGAGGAGCTGACACCTGCCTGACGGGAAGCCGAACGTGCCTGCCGGCCGCGGAACTCGAGCGCACCCGCCGACGGCCGCAGTGCTTACGCCCGCGCTACGCCATGGTCGCTACGGTGCTGCGGGCCAGGGAAAAGGCCCTCCCGAGGGAGGGCCTGACGTGCTGCGGCGGGAGCGCCCCCGGCAGGACTCGAACCTGCGGCCAAGCGCTTAGAAGGCGCCTGCTCTATCCACTGAGCTACGGGGGCCGGGTGTCGGCCTGGTGCCCCGGAGGGCGCTGGTTCAAGCCATCTGCGGACCTTGCCGGGACAAGGATAGGGCTCAGATCGCCTCCTCCCGGTTGCTTCACCTGCGTGGCACGATGTGGAGGTTCGGTGAAGCGAACCGATAATCGCAGGTAGGTGCGATTGATGCATCGCTTTTCGCGTCTCGCGCCCCGGGTGTTGTGCACTCGTTATGCCTGCGCCCCACTCGTCCCCTCTGTCCCCCAGGGTGGATCCGCCGCGCAGAGAGGTCTATACGCTTCAAAAAGGCTCCAAAATTGGGCATTCTTCACATGTGGTAACCATGGATGTACGGCCCCAGCTCATCGACGCACTTTCCGCCCTGCGCGACCGTGTCGCTGCCGTGCGTCTTCCACTGCCGCTGCCGGGCGCCCCGCGCGCCCGGCAGACGCGGACCGAACTGCTCGCCCAGCTCGACGACTACCTCGTACCCCGGCTCAAGGACCCCGAGGCACCGCTGCTCGCGGTCATCGGGGGATCCACCGGCGCGGGCAAGTCGACGCTCGTCAACTCGCTGGTCGGGTGCCGGGTCAGCGAGGCCGGGGTGCTGCGCCCCACCACGCGGACCCCCGTGCTCGTCTGCCACCCGGACGACCACCACTGGTTCGCCGGGGTACGCGTGCTGCCGCAGCTGACACGGGTGTGGCTGCCCCCGGGACAGGTCCCGGACCCGGACGGCCTCGACCACCTCGGGATCGACGGTGACCGGGACGACACCGTGCTGCGGGTCGAGACCGCGGCGACCCTGCCCCGGGGCCTCGCGCTCCTCGACGCCCCCGACATCGACTCGCTCGTCGTGCGGAACCGGGTCCTGGCGGCCGAGCTCATCTGCGCCGCCGACGTCTGGGTCATGGTGACCACGGCGTCCCGGTACGCCGACGCCGTGCCGTGGCATCTGCTGCGTACCGCAAAGGAGTACGACGCGTCCCTGGTCACCGTCCTGGACCGGGTGCCCCACCAGGTGATCGCCGAGGTGTCACGGCAGTACGCCGCCCTGCTCACCCGGGCCGGCCTCGGCGATGTGCCCCGCTTCACCATCCCGGAGCTCCCCGAGTCCGCGGGCGGGGGCAGCGGTCTGCTGCCCACCACCGCCGTGGCGCCCCTGCGCGCC
Proteins encoded in this window:
- a CDS encoding phosphoribosyltransferase family protein; this encodes MQFTDRTDAGRRLAVALGHLSRRDPVVLGLPRGGVPVAYEVAQALGAPLDVIVVRKLGVPYHPELGFGAIGEGGVRVISEEIVRRTGVGEKDLVAVERAEEAELVRRAHAYREGRPRLPLKGRAVVVVDDGVATGATARAACQVVRAQGAAHVVLAVPVASPDVAAGLREDVDEVVCLSTPSFFSAVGEWYRDFSQTSDEEVVALLARASATVVPAEEVEVDAGGVALTGDLVLPADAGAVVVFAHGSGSSRRSPRNRSVAAALNRAGLGTLLFDLLTPGEEVHRANVFDIGLLAGRLADTTGWLRRRVPLPVGSFGASTGAAAALRAAAAADSGVGAVVSRGGRPDLAGADLAGVRAPTLLIVGGDDTTVIDLNRQAQAALRCENRLEIVPGATHLFEEPGTLDRVADLARDWFTAHLLR
- a CDS encoding HAD-IIA family hydrolase; its protein translation is MERIGAVLIDIDGVLTVSWEPLPGAVEAMEALRTAGVPLALVTNTTSRTRAAIARRLADSGFPVGPEDVLTAPAVTAAHLRERHPGARCLLINTGDVRGDLSGVPLVEEEDTEGAVPDVVVLGGAGTAFTYAAINRAFHLVQQGAALVAMHRNLYWRTADGLDLDTGAFLLGLERAARTEAVVTGKPSGAFFAAALAHLGADPARTLMVGDDIETDVLAAQRHGMTGALVRTGKYRPETLAAADGTPDHVVDSFADVPALLERLRS
- a CDS encoding GTPase domain-containing protein, which encodes MDVRPQLIDALSALRDRVAAVRLPLPLPGAPRARQTRTELLAQLDDYLVPRLKDPEAPLLAVIGGSTGAGKSTLVNSLVGCRVSEAGVLRPTTRTPVLVCHPDDHHWFAGVRVLPQLTRVWLPPGQVPDPDGLDHLGIDGDRDDTVLRVETAATLPRGLALLDAPDIDSLVVRNRVLAAELICAADVWVMVTTASRYADAVPWHLLRTAKEYDASLVTVLDRVPHQVIAEVSRQYAALLTRAGLGDVPRFTIPELPESAGGGSGLLPTTAVAPLRAWLTHRAQDPAARQQAVGRTASGVIDSLNVRMPELAGAVAAQYAAAVRLTGVVEEAYGKELSRVRRRLQNGAVLAGGARTRWRGYPLYSTAGELLDALVESLVALLQCAVAASDEQIRATWQREPAAGIFRFEDAGREDGGWGPAEDVQGRIGMAVRRWRRVLEELAEEEARLLERNAAPDAETVAALLAAALLGGRRARGAGEQLAERIGAQGALRLRDKGGALLTGCLDQVMHGERDRRLAPLDALEVTPEPQAELIAALSLLQKERWQR